Proteins found in one Mytilus edulis chromosome 2, xbMytEdul2.2, whole genome shotgun sequence genomic segment:
- the LOC139511762 gene encoding perlucin-like → MAYLGRLISVAMDHTILLTSLTVLFFVSVSCACPSGFTTHENNCYVLLPVPTTWAEALRLCDAVKAKLAWIENGAENTFIVQMLKKANTTGHSTEVWLGGTDMLLEGMWMWADDMELIEYTNWFPNEPNNAGNNQHCLGMMVNHDFKWDDYSCSLTNYPLCKRMQDDGEQSVIG, encoded by the exons ATGGCTTATCTCGGTCGTCTTATCTCGGTCGCCATGGATCACACCATTCTTCTCACAAGTCTCACTGTTCTATTCTTTGTGTCAG tgTCGTGTGCCTGTCCTTCGGGATTTACAACGCATgaaaacaactgttatgtgtTACTTCCAGTTCCAACTACGTGGGCGGAAGCTTTG cgACTCTGTGATGCAGTAAAAGCAAAATTGGCATGGATAGAAAACGGCGCTGAGAACACATTCATCGTTCAGATGTTGAAAAAAGCAAACA CAACAGGTCATTCAACAGAGGTGTGGTTGGGAGGAACAGATATGTTACTGGAGGGTATGTGGATGTGGGCAGACGATATGGAACTGATCGAATACACTAACTGGTTTCCGAATGAACCCAACAATGCAGGGAACAATCAACACTGTTTAGGGATGATGGTGAACCATGATTTCAAGTGGGATGATTATTCATGTAGCCTAACGAACTATCCCTTGTGTAAAAGGAT GCAAGACGATGGTGAACAGTCAGTAATTGGATGA
- the LOC139511763 gene encoding uncharacterized protein yields the protein MAAAILGKTEVGVNEFGRDVEVPENPIAKLMYYFDSICYAMDMDRQASPDKIKKLRNYSRYRQLTDEERDLLLLLCVRFSPDELINKCLFLDEEMCGNDINKFYKLGAVRHRFLITEEIIIGGQTTHVKQILCFRKMWLEYCYLEPMKNVEKELRSIAGKLTGRPQSGTNSGPQTVAVQQRRPQSGANRGQQAGAVQQRRPSPDVAVQQQRRQQRTQPTPAPPSPQEGKKKDCVVM from the coding sequence ATGGCTGCCGCTATTCTTGGCAAAACAGAAGTAGGTGTGAATGAATTCGGACGAGATGTGGAAGTTCCTGAAAATCCCATAGCAAAACTTATGTACTATTTTGATAGTATTTGCTATGCAATGGATATGGATCGACAGGCAAGTCcagataaaattaaaaagttgaGAAATTATTCACGGTACAGGCAGTTGACTGATGAAGAAAGGGATCTTCTTCTGTTGCTCTGCGTTCGATTTTCTCCTGATGAACTGATAAACAAATGCCTTTTTCTGGACGAAGAAATGTGTGGCAACGACATAAACAAGTTTTACAAACTGGGAGCAGTCCGCCACCGCTTTTTGATCACCGAAGAAATCATTATTGGCGGTCAGACTACACATGTCAAGCAAATTTTATGCTTTCGAAAAATGTGGTTGGAATACTGCTATTTGGAACCAATGAAGAATGTGGAGAAAGAATTGCGATCAATTGCTGGTAAACTCACGGGTAGACCTCAATCCGGCACAAATAGCGGACCACAAACGGTAGCTGTCCAACAGCGTCGACCTCAATCCGGCGCAAACAGAGGACAACAAGCGGGAGCTGTTCAACAGCGTAGACCAAGCCCAGATGTTGCTGTACAACAACAAAGACGTCAACAGAGGACACAACCTACCCCGGCACCACCTTCGCCACAAGAAGGAAAGAAAAAAGATTGCGTAGTAATGTAA